The genomic DNA tggaagggacccaaagcccatccagtgccaccttccactgtcccaggctgctccagccctgtccagcctggccttggcactgccagggatccaggggcagccccagctgctctgggcaccaaaccacctgtgcaggggctggaCTGATCCTGGGCCCAACCAGACTCAACAAGAGCCAGATTTATGCACCAAGACCAGCTGTGAATACCAAAGAAACCTTTATGAACACTAAAACCAGCAGAGACACCAATTCCTTTGCTTCCCCCACCTCCTCAAACCTGTCCCTCACCCTCTCCCTACCAAAGCTTCACTGCACCATTCCCTGACAGGCTTCACAGGGAAGTCATTAATCTAAAATTGTGAAGTCCTTTCAGGCTCCTGACCTTTGCCACCAATGGATTTAACTCTTCCACAGCCACACACTCCCTCTTCTCTTTGTTCCTAGATGGAAAATGCCACAGCAGCATGGCCAGAGCCAAGAAATGGGAGAGGCACACACTTCTAGGAAGCAAAGAGCTCTTCAGGTGGCAGATTTTCAGCCAGGGGGTGACTTGAGTCAATAGAAACCTTTTAATCCTCAGCACATTCCTGCTGTCCTTCCCCCTGCACCATTCCACCCCACTCCAGGGCCGTGCCAAGCACAGTTAAGCCCTGTTAAACAGGGACATGACATCAGGATACTGTACACATTCCTCTGCCTGCACTGTACCAGGAAAAAATGCATGGCCAAGGGCTGGAAGAGCACCTGGGAAGGAGATTCCAGCCCCATGGCATGATTTTGGGACAGGGTATCCAAGTTTCCATGTGCTGTTGGCCTTCCCCTCCAAAGGAAGCTGTTGAATCCCAGCAGGAATGGTCCCCCACAGCAACATTTAACACAAAAATGGGCTGAATACCTTGGGGCTGTTTGGGAAAAGGTTTCCCAGCACTcagaggggaggaaggggaggagagagcagctcaggagctggAATGCCACACTTTGGAAAGGTCTGGTGTCTCATAACCCACCCAAAATAGAAGCAAACTCTATAcaccagcctggctcctcttcTCCCAGTCACCCCACCCAGTGCAGAGGGTTTGTACCTTTCCCACCCAAAAAGGAGCCTGTGGAGCAGCTTTGGGGGCCCAGCATCCCAGGCTGTGGGTACTGCCTGCCCCAGGGCTCCAGGGCACAGCCAATCCTGGAGGATCCTTGCTGCTCCCACTGCCCAAGGGATTGTTGGCACTGCCCCAGGACTAATATAGCCCAGGAGCTGGGTAATTTTCATTCCTTCTAGTATTACAAGCAGCAAGGCAAAAAAGAATGGCTAGATGCAGGGGAGCAAGCAGTCTGTGTGGTATGTTGGGTTCTGCTGACTGCAGAAGGTCAGAGAACCCCTTCTGCTCATCCTGGATCAGCCATGAAAACAGACCAGGCTCTGCACCTCTGCAAGGGAAAAGCCTCAGCTTTCCCAAAATGCCCCAGGGTGTGATGCAAAGGGCAGGAACACCTGCAGGACTCGGCTCAGGaagccctgagctgctccatTCCTCACtccaggggcagccctggctccaggaGGACTCACCTCGATGTTGGTGGCATTCAGTTTCTCCTCCATGACCTGTTTCAGGATGACCAGGGAAGATTTGATGGCTTCCTTTAGCGTCATGGACTGGAAAACAAATGGCTCATGATGACAAGCTGCAGGCTCAGGAGCtggctcctctccctcccctctcccaaaTCCCTTGAGCCAGGAGCCAAAGGAGCAGCTTAGCAAGGGatctgcagcatccctgggagactgcagcaggcagggcagggacacccacAGGAACAGTGAAATCCTGCCTGAGATTTAAAAATGGTTCATTTGGGCACATAAATCTGgttaattttaaaatggttAATTTGGGACAGGAGGGGCTGTTTCTCTTCACCAATTTCCTCCCAAAAAGCCAGATTCCCTCCAGGCAGAAGCCTCCATGCTGCATTGAATCTGATCAATCCCATGCATCCCTAGACCAGAGGgatgtgcagcacagctgtgtttCACTAACTCTGCATTTGAGAAAGGGTTGGCAATGCAGGGAGTCCAGGATTTGGGCAATTTGGAGAATTCCAGTGAAAAAAATGAGTCTTCCCAGCCACCATCACTAACTGTGCTTTTCATCAAGGTTTGGTTTCTTACCACCCAAAATGGGCAACTCCCTCCTCATGGGGGAAAGAATTCCTATTTAATATCAAACATGACCAGAACTTCAGCACAAAGCTGCTCCCTTCCTGAGggtgctgctgtgagctcaggatGCTTCCAGCTGCACCCACACAGAGCCTGATGCtgacagcagcacccagagctcAGTTTTTATTTATGGGAACTTGCTGACATGGCAGAGAGCAGCTCTCAGTTTAGGGATCCTCAGCACCTACTCACAGGATGCTCTGCTCAGGAGTGatcctgccctgagcagctcagccacctcctctccaTCCCACTCCTAAACCCTCACTGGGGAGGGAATGAGGGGACCCTGGAGGTGGTGAAGTGCCCCAGAGGCAGGAGAGGTGACCCCCAAGCCCAAAAGCAGCCTTACCTTGTGGTAAacctcctgcagggagctctgggctccctctGAGGCGGAGCCGATGGCTCTGGCGTCGCACTGCACGAACGTCCCCGAGGGATCCATGTGGaacctgtggggacagggggtgACTGCCTGCACCCCTCCCACCCCAGGGCATCCCAAGGACTCTcccagcagcccccagagctccctgcacagctggagctAGGATTCATCCCCAGGCTGCCAACTCACACACTCTAACAGTGCCCTCTTTCCTCAGAGAACCATTTCCCTTTGGATTTCCCATCTTATCCTAAATGTTTTTTAATCAATTCAGCaagtttttttccctgctggaagGCAGACCTGACTGGTCTGGCTCTGCCAAGCCTTTCCCACTTCCAGTGGGGCCATCTGAAGTGCTGAGTTCAGGTTACAGCTGCTCCAACACCTCCCCAAGGAATGTCACATGGATTATGTTACTGGTGGCTTGCCGGTCCTTTAGGGAAAGGTAAGAATACACTCAAGATGAGGAGAGCTTTAAcacttccctcctccccaggaAACCACATTTTTAAGTTAAAAAGGCAAGAGTTTGGGGCAGATAAGATGATTTCCCATGTCACACAAGCAGGCGAGGCTCTGGAAAGGGTTTAACAGGATTACCAAACATATCAGGACATAATGGGATAAACCACAAGGGACTGGCTTAAGGAGAATCCCAGAATCGAGCCCTTAAAACAGCCTGGGAATTCTGCAGTGGAGGTTTGGTCTTTTCCCTGGATTAAAAGAGCAGAACTCACAGCTGGGGTCCCTTCTCATCCACTCCTCCGAAGAGCAGAGCGACACCGAAGGGGCGGGActgtgggacagagcagggaaagggtcagacagggcaaggccaggggctCCCCAATCCCCCAgtccccccaatccccccagtcCCACCATGGCTCCTGGGTCAGCATCTTCCTCCCCGAACTGCAGGGCCAGGTTAGACACAGCCTGGGTCACACTCTCCACCGTCATGGTCTCGTTGTAGGTGAACCAGTGATTCTGCAGGAAACCCAAACACAGATCCCATTATCCCCACGAGCCCCAAGTGTGGCAGCCCTGCATGGCTGGGGTGGGGAGAGACAAGGATAACTTCCCTGTGGAACTCAGGGCACAGCCAGTTCCCCCAAGGAAGCATCAGGGGGAGTGGGATGTACAAAAATCCACAGAGAATTGGACACCAAGGCTTGGGATGCCAGTGGGGAAATGCAAGGCTGAAGGGCTTTATCCCAGTATCTGCTCTGGAAGTAATGTGTTAGCCAGCTCCCCAGAGGGTGGAAAAGTGCTGATATGCAGCACAAAACCCCAGGAAAATCCTTTGCAGCAGCACAGATTTGTACCTGGGACCTCCAAGCACCTGAGGCATCCAGGAAATGTAAGGggataaaaagaaaaccaatatATCCAATATTTTACCAGAACAATCAGACAGCCCCCACACTCCCAACAAGCCTCCAGCTTCCCACCAGCTTCTTTGATGGAATGATCTTCCCTTTCCCAGCACTTTCAAGGAGTTCCTGGGATTTGTGCTGCTAATTTAAGAACAGAGATGTCAGATCTTACCTGAGTCTCCACTCTGGCCTTGTCAATTAAAGTCTTTGCATCAGCTATTAGGCCACTCATGGCACACCCTGGAAGGGAAAGGGCAACCAGGAGTCATTCCTGTTTCTTTCCTGAGTCATTCCACCCATTATTTGGGATGTATTTTCCCCCAGATTGCCCAAAGCCCACATAAACAcgaagggctgcagggaggagctgctccctgagtGGGAAGgtggggaagagatttgtcccactgtgctgggcactgctgaggcctcACCTGGAATGCTGGGGACAGTTTTGGGTTTCTCACAAGGACAatgaggagctggagcatgtacagagaggggaacagagctggggaaggaaatggagcaccaggaggggctgagggagctgggaaggggctcagcctggagaaaaggaggctcagggggaccttGGGGCTCTGCACAacccctgacaggaggggacagccgggggggtcaggctgtgctccagggaacagggacagaggaaaaggaaacagcCCCACAgtgcaccagggcaggttcaggtcagatattatattatttttttcatggaaagcaTGATCAgacctggcacaggctgccctgtGAACACTGGTggagtccccagccctggaagggTTCAAAGAGTGAGGATGTGGCACTTTGGGACATGgattagtggtggccttgggaTGGCTGGACTCCCtgatctcagagggcttttccagcctcgaGGATTCCATGGGATTGACCAGATTTGCTCCAGAAGAACCTGCTGGGAAgggccctggctgccccacaggcagcagaggctgcaggaatCCCAGCACAGACTCTACTCTGGAGGAGGGGATTGCATCACaagctcctgggagcaggaaattggacTCCTGGAGCTCCTCCCAGGCCCATGGAGCAGCAACACAGGGATTTTGGAGGCTTCCTGCCCCTTCAGGGTGACATATTTGGTCATGAGCCCACTGTGGGCTGCTCAGGGCATGGGTGGCATCAGTGACCCTGGAGAAACTGGCCCCAGCCAGGTCCACCATcattcccagcccccccagagcTCAGTTTGGGATGAGCTTTCATGAGGGAGGTTACTGAGGCAGGGGGCAGTGCCTCAGCTGCCCCTTtctgctccctggagctgccctgctggctTGGAGCCTGCCAAACCAGTGCCCAGGGAGGGATGAGCCttcctgctccaggcactgcctgcagggagggctcaTCCCAACACACAGCTTCCCAAATTGCCAGGGGATGGACTCTGATCACAAATAATTCCCAGTTTTAGGGGTGATCTGATGCAGAGGGACCCCCAGGGATAACCCCTTCTCCTCACCAATGTGGGAGTCGATCTCCACAATCTTCTCAATGCTGCTGGGCTCCATCAGGGGGGATGTGATCCTCTTCTCCACAGCCAGGCAAACTCCCTCTGAGGTCTGGATCCCGATGGCTGTGGAGCCAAGCTGCAAAAAGcaccacagctccagctcacacACACCCCAGTGCTAATTCTGATTTATTTGCACTTATGTTGCTTTGGATTCAATGGTGTCACCCACACACAAACCCACTCTGGCTTGGCGTGGTGGATTTTAAAGCTTATTCCCTgaagagggaaaaggggagggTGAAACCTGTGATTCCCATGAGAACCCAGTGGGTCCCAGaaggtccccctgagcctccttgtctccaggctgagcccctttccagctccctcagccccttccccagctgcacATCCTCCAAGCAACAGCAGTTGGTGGAGCCTGGTGAGTGTAAAAGGCCCTGGGAATTCCCCTCAGCCAGAGGGAAAAGAGAGTTTTAAACTCTTGAAAGCCTTTAAGGGTGAGAGAATTTCCTACATCAGTACaaatccctctgcagctctggcttgGGCACGTGCCTTTCCATAAGCTCCTGTTCTCCCCAGAGTCCCAGGCACCAATTCCACCCCAGGCCTGCAggacaccccagtgccaccaggccACAAGCACAGGGACAGATCCCAGGGGCTCCTGGCACGGGATCCTGCTGTGATCCCACCAGGCCCTGCCTGGATCCCACCTCAGCTGCACCAACTCTCACCTTGATTCCACTCTGAGCCCACAAATCCGTGCCTGCATCCCAACAGCCCCTACTTTGATCCTACCTTGGGCACACCAAGAGCTGCCTTGATCCCACCATcatcccaccagccctgccttgaTCCCACCATGATCCTACCAGTGCTTTTCTGTGTCTTACCACCCCCTAATCTGCATCCCACCAGCCCTTAGCTAATCCTATTTAATCCCACCAACCCCCACATTGGTCCTACCTTAACCCCACCAACTCCTAAACTCAATCCAGCCTTGATCCTGCCAAAAATCACCTTCATCCCTCCATGATCCTACCAATGCTTTTTGGATCTTACCAGCCTCTAGGTAATCCTATTTAATCCCACCAACCCCCACACTGATCCTACCTTAACCCCACCAACTCTTAAACTCCATCCCACCCACCACTCCCTCCACcccccctcagccctgcctggatCCCAGCCCGGatcccagctcttcccaccAGGGAATTTCCTGGCAGAACTGTCCCAGCTGCAGTGTGCAATGCTCTCCCAACATCCTCCTCAAGCCATGGGTTTGATTGTAACCCCAAGATTCCCTGGAAAGCTGCACCTACAGCCCGGGGTGTGGCAGGAGAGCTGTTTTAATTTATCAATTAGCACGGCCAccaacagcccctgggagcTTTAATTCCCAAGTCCTTGTAACTGTGTTCCTTTTTCTGTTACATTATTactttatttctccttttagAGCTCCAAGGGACTAAAGGAGCACATAGGAGATGAAGTCAGGACCCTCCTCCCCAGTTCAAACACCTCAGAGCTTTTTCCCTTCCTCACTTGACCTGCTTCTTCCAAAtttaaactgattgccaatcAACACTCACATTCTATAAATATAATAGACAGGAATATTTATTAATTAAGGACAGTTATAAATTCAGGATCTTTAATCCCCAAAGGCCATTTGGCCCTGCAAAGTGGGGTTTCCTCCTAACAACCTTCAGCTTCACATTTAAATCCACCCAAGAAGAGATTTAGGTTTGATTTGGGGATACAAGCTTTGGATTGCATTTTGGGGGGATAAATCACTTGATGGGACAGGGGAGGGAACATTCCACTGAACTTTGGGGAAAATCAG from Passer domesticus isolate bPasDom1 chromosome 25, bPasDom1.hap1, whole genome shotgun sequence includes the following:
- the PSMA5 gene encoding proteasome subunit alpha type-5, with the translated sequence MFLTRSEYDRGVNTFSPEGRLFQVEYAIEAIKLGSTAIGIQTSEGVCLAVEKRITSPLMEPSSIEKIVEIDSHIGCAMSGLIADAKTLIDKARVETQNHWFTYNETMTVESVTQAVSNLALQFGEEDADPGAMSRPFGVALLFGGVDEKGPQLFHMDPSGTFVQCDARAIGSASEGAQSSLQEVYHKSMTLKEAIKSSLVILKQVMEEKLNATNIELATVEPGMKFHMYTKEELEEVIKDI